The proteins below are encoded in one region of Gemmatimonadota bacterium:
- a CDS encoding 50S ribosomal protein L17 has protein sequence MRHRKQGRGLSRSPSHRKAMLSNLATSVLDTERVQTTTAKAKEVRRLVERLITFGKRRDLHARRQVLR, from the coding sequence ATGCGACATCGAAAGCAGGGGCGCGGTCTCAGCCGCTCTCCCAGCCACCGCAAGGCGATGCTGAGCAACCTGGCCACATCGGTGCTGGACACGGAACGCGTACAGACCACCACGGCGAAGGCCAAGGAAGTGCGCCGCCTCGTGGAACGGCTCATCACCTTCGGGAAACGCAGAGACCTGCACGCCCGGCGGCAGGTGCTCCGG